Below is a window of Streptomyces sp. ITFR-16 DNA.
GAACTCGCCGAGCTTGTGGCCGACCATCGACTCGGTGACGAACACCGGGACGTGGATCTTGCCGTTGTGCACCGCGATGGTGTGACCCAGCATGGCCGGGACGATCATCGAGCGACGGGACCAGGTCTTGATGACGTTCTTGGTGCCTGCCTCGTTCTGTACGTCCACCTTCTTGATGAGGTGGCCGTCGACGAAGGGCCCCTTCTTGAGACTGCGCGGCATCTAAACCCGCTCCTAGCGCTTCTTGTTCGTCTTGCGGCGGCGGACGATGTACTTGCTCGATGCCTTCTTCGGCGAGCGAGTACGACCCTCCTTCTGACCCCACGGCGAGACCGGGTGGCGACCACCGGAGGTCTTGCCCTCACCACCACCGTGCGGGTGGTCAACCGGGTTCATCGCGACACCGCGGACGGACGGGCGAACGCCCTTCCAGCGCATGCGGCCGGCCTTGCCCCAGTTGATGTTCGACTGCTCGGCGTTGCCGACCTCACCGATCGTCGCGCGGCAGCGCGCGTCGACCAGGCGGATCTCACCCGACGGCATACGAAGGTGGGCCATGGTGCCCTCCTTCGCCAGCAGCTGCACGGAGGCACCCGCGGAACGGGCGAACTTCGCGCCGCCGCCGGGCCGCAGCTCGATGGCGTGGATGGTCGTACCGACCGGGATGTTGCGCAGCGCCAGGTTGTTGCCGGGCTTGATGTCGGCGGCCGGGCCGTTCTCGACACGGTCGCCCTGCGTCAGGCCACGCGGCGCGATGATGTAGCGCTTCTCGCCGTCCGCGTAGTGCAGCAGCGCGATGCGCGCGGTGCGGTTCGGGTCGTACTCGATGTGCGCGACCTTGGCCGGCACGCCGTCCTTGTCGTGACGACGGAAGTCGATCACGCGGTAGGCGCGCTTGTGTCCACCACCCTGGTGGCGAACGGTCACACGACCGGTGTTGTTACGGCCGCCCTTGCTGTGCAGGGGGCGGACCAGCGACTTCTCCGGCGTGGACCGCGTGATCTCGACAAAGTCGGCGACGCTGGAGCCACGACGGCCCGGGGTCGTCGGCTTGTACTTGCGGATACCCATTATCTCTCAGTCCTCGGAAGATTTCCGGATCCTGGACGTCTCGACTCTCCGTTAGGAGGTCGGGCCGCCGAAGATGTCGATACGGTCGCCCTCAGCGAGGGTCACGATGGCGCGCTTGGTGTCAGCGCGCTTGCCGAAACCGGTCTTGGTGCGCTTGCGCTTACCCTGACGGTTGATCGTGTTGACCCCGGTGACCTTGACCGAGAAGACCGCTTCCACGGCCTGCTTGATCTGGGTCTTGTTGGAGCCGGGCGCGACGATGAACGTGTACTTGTTCTCGTCGAGCAGCGCGTAGCTCTTCTCCGAAACAACCGGCTTGACGAGAACGTCACGCGGGTCGGAGTAGGTCTTGCTGGTAACGGTCGCCTCGCTCATCAGGCGTCGCTCCCTTCGGTCTCAGCGGTCTGGGGGCCAGACACGAAGGACTCGAAGGCGGCCTGGGTGAAGACCACGTCGTCAGAGACGATCACGTCGTACGTGTTCAGCTGGCCCGGCTCCAGGATGTGCACCTGGGGCAGGTTGCGTGCGGAGAGCCACGCGGCCTCGTCGTTGCGGTCGACGACCAGGAGCACGTTCTTGCGCTCCGAGATCTTGCCGAACAGCGACTTGGCGGCCTTCGTGGAGACTCCACCCTCGACCACGCCGGTGACGACGTGGATGCGGGAGTGACGCGCCCGGTCGGAGAGGGCACCACGCAGGGCGGCGGCCTTCATCTTCTTGGGGGTGCGCTGCGAGTAGTCACGCGGCTGCGGGCCGTGGACGACGCCACCGCCGACGAACTGCGGCGCGCGGGTCGAACCCTGGCGCGCGCGGCCGGTGCCCTTCTGGCGGTACGGCTTGCGCCCACCACCACGGACCTCGCCGCGGGTCTTGGTCTTGTGCGTGCCCTGACGGGCAGCTGCCAGCTGTGCGACAACGACCTGGTGGATCAGCGGAACGCTGGTCTTCGCGTCGAAGATCTCCGCGGGGAGCTCGACGGTACCGGCCTTGTCGCCTGCCGGCGAAAGGATGTCAATGGTGCTCATTACCTCAAGCCCCCTTGGCCGCGGTACGGACCAGGACGAGGCCGCCATTCGGACCGGGGACTGCGCCCTTGATGAGGAGCAGACCCTTCTCCGCGTCAACCGCGTGGATGGTCAGGTTCTGGGTGGTGACGCGCTCGTTACCCATCCGGCCGGCCATGCGCATGCCCTTGAAGACACGCCCAGGGGTGGCGCAGCCACCGATCGAACCGGGGGAACGGTGCTTGCGCTGGACGCCGTGGCCGGCGCCGAGGCCCTTGAAGTTGTGACGCTTCATGACACCGGCGAAGCCCTTGCCCTTGCTCTTGCCCGTGACGTCAACCTTGACGCCGGACTCGAACACCTGGGCGGTGATCTCCTGGCCCAGCGTGTACTCGCTGGCGTCAGGGGTGCGCAGCTCCACCAGGTGGCGGCGCGGGGTCACGTCGGCCTTGGCGAAGTGGCCCTTGAGAGGCTTGTTCACCTTGCGCGGGTCGATCTCGCCGAAGGCGATCTGGACCGACTCGTAGCCGTCGCTGTCGTTCGTACGAACCTGCGTCACGACGCACGGCCCGGCCTTGACGACGGTCACCGGGACGACCCGGTTGTTCTCGTCCCAGACCTGGGTCATGCCGAGCTTCTCGCCCAGGACGCCCTTGATGTTCTTGCTCATCTCGGCCCGTCCCCTCAGAGCTTGATCTCGATGTCGACGCCCGCCGGCAGGTCGAGGCGCATCAGCGAGTCAACCGTCTTCGGCGTGGGGTCGAGGATGTCGATGAGGCGCTTGTGCGTGCGCATCTCGAAGTGCTCGCGAGAGTCCTTGTACTTGTGCGGCGACTTGATGACGCAGTACACGTTCTTCTCAGTGGGCAGCGGCACCGGGCCCGCGACCGACGCACCAGTGCGGGTCACCGTCTCGACGATCTTCTTCGCCGAGGAGTCGATGACCTCGTGGTCGTAGGCCTTGAGCCGGATGCGGATCTTCTGTCCCGCCATGGCTACTAGTAGTCCTGTCTCTCGTAACGCTCTGGAACCCGGGGGTTCGGTAACTCCACCTCCGACCCACGCGGTCGGGCGTGTCGCATCCCCTCTACGAAGATCTCCCGAAGGATTTCCCAACCAAGGGGGTGCGGGCCCGAGGTCCGCGATGCCGGGGGTGAAACCCCACCGGGTGCCTGGCCGGTGCCCCACTTACGCTTCCCGAAAGATTCCCGTACGTCCGGCCCACATGGGGCCGACGAGTACTGTGGGACTCGCTTCCGGTCCTCCCGGCGGGAGGCGCGCAGCATTGACACTCAACCGAGCAACCTGGTCAGTGTGCCATACGGGGCACGAGCCTGGCCAATCGGGCGGAGGATCTTACCCCCCGCGGGTGGATGGTCAAACGCGGGCACGCGCCGGCCCCCTCCCCGCGGCCGCTCCCACCGCGATATTCGGTCGAGGGACAGGTGTTCCCACCCCTACAGTGACCGGCCGGGCACGGCATCGTCACGGGGGCACAGATCATGCGTACGCACTATCCGCGGACCCCGCATCTGCCCTGGTCACCCGGGGCCACCTCGGACGACGTACGGCTGACGGACCTCGCCGGGCTGACCGGCGCGCAGGTCGTCGTCACCGAGAAGCTGGACGGCGAGAACACCACGCTGTACGCCGACGGGCTGCACGCCCGCTCCCTGGACTCCGCCCACCACCCCTCCCGCACCTGGGTCAAGGCCCTCCAGGCACGCATCGGCCCCCGCATCCCGGTGGGCCGGCGCATCTGCGGCGAGAACATGTTCGCCCGCCACTCCCTCGCGTACGAGGACCTCGCGAGCCACTTCTACGGCTTCTCCGTCTGGGACGGCGACCACTGCCTGGACTGGGACAGCACCGTGGCGTTCCTGCGGGACCTGGGCATCCCCACCCCGCCCGTGCTGTGGCGCGGGGTGTTCGACGCCCGCGCCGAGAAGGCCCTGCGCGCGCTGAGGCCGGACACGGGACGGCAGGAGGGATACGTCGTACGGCCCGTCGAGGGCTTCCCGGCCGCCGCGTTCGGACGGCGGGTCGCGAAGTGGGTGCGGCCCGGACACGTGACGACGGACACGCACTGGATGCACGCCGACGTGGTGGAGAACGGGCTCGGACCGGCCGCCGCGCTCTGGGCCGTGCGCTCCGGCGCCCCCGTCGACCCCGGGGCCCTCGCCGCCGCCGCCTCGGCCGGACCGGGCGACGCGTCCGCCGCCCGCGCGGCCGGCGACGCCCTGGACGCACTGGGCCGTACGGGCGACGACCGGCTGGCCGGAGTGCTCGCCGCCCTGCTGCACCGCACCCGGCGGACCGCCCTGGCCCCCGCGCTCGCCGGACCGCTCGGCATGCCGCTCGCCCGGCGGATCGCGGACCTCGTCGGGCTGTACCCCGCGCTGCACCGCCCCTACCCGGACGAGCAGCGGCACAGCGGGCTCGCGGGCATGGCACCCGCCGCCGATCTGACCGTTCTGCACGCGCTGGCCGGCGCCCTGGCCGCCACCCCCGAGGCCCGCGAACAGGTGGAGTGGTCGGCGCTGCACGCCCAGGAGGTGCGCGAGCCGGCCGGGCTGTGCGCGGCCTTCGCCGGGCTGGAGCCGGACGCCGCCGACCGCTGTCTGGCCCAGGCCCGCGAGGCGTACGCGCGAGGCGGCATCAGCACGGCGGAGGAGGCCGTCGCCGCGACCTGGCGGTGGCGCTCCGGCGCCTTCCCGCGCCTCGTCCATCTGGTCGGCCCCTCGGGCAGCGGGAAGAGCACCTTCGCCCGCGGGCTGCCCGGCGTCGCCACGTACGTCTCCCTCGACGAACTGCGGCTGGCCCGCGGCTCGCGCGCCGACCAGCACGCCAACGGGGACGTCCTGCGCGAGGGGCTCGACCGGCTGGACGCCGCGCTCGTGCCCGGCGCCACCGTCGTCTGGGACGCCACCTCGCTCAACCCGCACCAGCGCTCCCTGGTCCACGCCGTCGCCCGGCGCAGGGACGCCCTGGTCACCCACGCCGTGGCGTGGATCGGCGAGGACGAGCTGACCGCCCGCAACGGCCGGCGCGAGCACCCCGTGCCCCCGCCGGTGCTGGCCTCCCAGCTGCACCGGTTCGTACCGCCGTACCCCGGCCAGGCGCACCGCACCTGGTACATCGGCACCAGTGGAACCGTGGAGGACCGGGCCTGATGCGGACGAGCGAGGAGATCTACCACCGGGTCCGCTGGGACGCCCGCTTCGACCCGGCGCGCTTCGTGCTGGGCGTCGCCCAGCGCGGCCGCGACCCCAAGCGGGTGCCGCTGGACCGGTTCACCCCCGGCGGGGACATCCCCTGGCACCGCGTGCTGTTCTTCGAGGCGGACGGCGAGGTGGTGTGGGACCGCGCCACCGGCACCGACCGCATCGACGCGACGGACGCGGGCCGCATCCGCACCCCGCGGCATCTGCCCGCCCCCTACTTCACCTCCCGCGCCCCGCACGCCTTCTCCCCGGCCACCGGCGCCTGGGAACCCGCGCCCGCCGGGCCGCCCGGCCCGTCCGCCGCGCTGACCGTGCTCACCTGGAACACCCTCTGGGACCGGTACGACAGCGACCGCATCGACACCCCCCGGCGCAGGCCCCTGCTGCTCGACGCCCTGCGCGCGGCCGACGCGGACGTCATCGCGCTCCAGGAGGCCGAGCCCGCGCTGCTCGACCTGCTGCTGGGCTGCGCCTGGGTGCGCGACGGATACGTCCTGGCCACCGAGCCCTCCGGCCACGACATCCCGGACCACGGACTGCTGCTGCTCAGCCGGCTGCCCGTACGGGAGGCGGGGCTGCACGCCTTCGGCCCGCACAAAGCGGTGGCCGCGGCCGTCCTGGAGAGCGCCGAGGGCCCCGTCACGGTGGCCGTGACCCATCTCAGCAGCGACCACTCCCCCGAGGGCGCCACCCGCCGCGACACCGAACTCGCCGATCTGGCCGCGGGGTTGGCGGCCGTCGAGGGCGAACTGCTGCTCGTCGGCGACTTCAACGACGGCGGCGGCCTGCCCGGGGCCCGGCTCGCGATGACCGACGCCTGGAGCGAGGTGCACGGCCCCGCCGACCGCACCCCCACCTTCGACCCGTCCGTGAACCCCCTGGCCGCCGTCTCCTCGCTGTCCGGCCGCGTCTCCCGGCTGGACCGGGTCCTGCTGCGCACGGAGAGGCTGCGCGCCCGCACCGCGACCCTGACCGGCGACACCCCGGACCCGACGGGCCTGTACGTCTCCGACCACTACGGCGTACGCGTGGAGCTGGGCCCGCCCCTTCCCGCACCCGCAGCGGCGAAGAAACGGACCGCCGCTTTCCCGGACGCAGCCCTCCCCGACCCCGCCCTCCCCGATGACGAGAGCCTCGCGGCACGCGTCGCCGCCGCCCTCCCCGGCTCCCAGGTCCACATCGCCGGCTCCCGTCGGATGGGCTGCGCACTGCCCGACGCCGATCTGGACCTGGTGGCCGCGCTGCCGGGCGCCGCCGGCCCGGCCGGGCTGCGGCAGCTCCTGGCCGCCGCGTTCCCCGGCGCCCAGGAGCTGCGCGAGGTCACGGGCGCCCGGGTGCCCGGCCTGCGCTGGCACCTGGACGGGCTCCGCATCGACCTGGTCACCGTGGCGACCGGCGCCCTGTCCCCCGCCGACGCGGTGGCCCGCCGCACCGAACTGGGCGAGGCGGCCGCCGTCGCGCTGAGCGCGGTCAGCGACGCCGACGCGGTGCTCGCGACGGCCGGGCCCCACCGGGAGGCCTTCACCGCCCTCGCCCGGGACGTCAAGGCATGGGCGCGGGCGCGGGGCCTCGACTCCGCACCCTGCGGCGGACTGCCCGGACTGGCCTGGGCCGTCCTCGCGGCCCGTACCGCGCACGCGGCCGGCGGCCTGCCGCCGCTCGCCCTGCTCCGGCACTTCTTCGCGACCTGGGCGGCATGGGACTGGCGCCTCCCCGTGCCGCACGGGACGGGGACCGCCGCCCCCGTCACCGTGCTCACGCCGTCCGCCCCCGTCCGCTCCTGCACCACCCAGGTCTCCCCCGCCGGCCGCGATCTCCTCACCGCCGAGCTCTTCCGCGCCTGGGAGATCCTGGAGGCGGCCCCGGACGGCACCGACCCCCGTACCGCGCTGGCCGCACCGCCCTCCCTCGCCGAGCAGCAACCGGCCTGGGCCCTCGCCTCCGCACGCCCCGGCCCGGACCAGGACCGGCTGCGCGGCCGGCTCCTGGCCCTGGCCGCCGCCCTCGCCGACGCCGGCGCCCCGGACGCGCGCGTCTGGCCGCGCCCGCTCACGGCCGGCGCGCTGACGGGGTACGCGATCGGGCTCGGCACCACCCCGCCCGACGCCCACCGGCTGGCCGAGATCGGCCGTGAACTGCTGCGCGGCCTCCCGGACGCGGCCCTCGCCCCGGTCGCACCGTCCGCTCTCCGGTCGTCCGGGGACCCCGCGTTCGCGCTCTGACAGACTCCGGCCATGTCTGTACGTGTACACACCACCCAGAGCTGGAGCCTGCGCCCCGCGACCCCCGGGGACCTGGAGTCGATCGTCGAGATCCGGGCCGTCGTGATGCGGCCCGACCTGGTCAGGCTCGGCCGCTTCGACGAACACCGGGTGCGCCGGCGGCTGCGCGACTCCTACCTCCCCGAGTACACCTCGGTGATCAGCGTCGAGGGCCGCTTCAGCGGCAGCGTCACGCTGCGGCCCTTCGAGGACGGCCTGTGCCTGGAGAGCTTCTTCCTCGCCGAGGAGCTCCAGGGCCGGGGCATCGGCTCGGCCGTGCTGAGCACCCTGCTGGCCCGTGCGGACGCCGAGGGCGCCGTCGTACGCCTCAATGTGCTCCAGGGCAGCTCGGCCCGGCGGCTGTACGAGCGCCATGGGTTCACCGTGGAGCGCGAGGACCCGGTGGATGTCTTCATGGTGCGCCGGCCCGTACCCACGGCCTGAGAAAAGGCGAAGGGCCCCGCCTCACCGCTCGCGCGGTGGGACGGGGCCCTTCTCGGTGCTCTGTGTGAGCAACCAGGTCAGACGCTCAAGGACTTACTTGAGGATCTTGGTGACCTGGCCGGCGCCCACGGTCCGGCCACCCTCACGGATGGCGAACTTCAGGCCCTCTTCCATGGCGACCGGCTGGATCAGCGCGACGTCCATGAGGGTGTTGTCACCCGGCATGACCATCTCGGTGCCCTCGGGAAGGGTCACCACGCCCGTCACGTCCGTGGTACGGAAGTAGAACTGCGGGCGGTAGTTGTTGAAGAAGGGGGTGTGACGGCCACCCTCGTCCTTCGACAGGATGTAGGCCTGGGCCTGGAACTCGGTGTGCGGCGTGACCGAACCGGGCTTGATGATGACCTGGCCGCGCTCGACGTCCTCGCGCTTGATGCCACGGAGGAGCAGACCGACGTTCTCACCGGCCTGGCCCTCGTCGAGCAGCTTGCGGAACATCTCGATGCCGGTGACCGTGGTGGTGGTCTTCTCGGTCTTGATACCGACGATGTCGACGGTCTCGTTGACCTTGAGGACACCACGCTCGATACGGCCGGTGACGACGGTGCCACGACCGGTGATCGTGAAGACGTCCTCGATCGGCATCAGGAACGGCTTCTCGACGTCACGCTCGGGCTGCGGGATGGACTCGTCGACGGCCTTCATCAGGTCGAGGACGGTCTGGCCCCACTCCTTGTCACCCTCAAGAGCCTTGAGCGCCGAGACCTTGACGACCGGAAGGTCGTCGCCCGGGAACTCGTACTCGGAGAGGAGCTCACGGACCTCGAGCTCGACGAGCTCCAGGATCTCCTCGTCGTCCACCATGTCGGCCTTGTTCAGCGCGACGACGATGTACGGGACACCGACCTGGCGGGCCAGGAGCACGTGCTCCTTGGTCTGCGGCATCGGGCCGTCGGTGGCGGCGACCACGAGGATGGCGCCGTCCATCTGCGCCGCACCCGTGATCATGTTCTTGATGTAGTCGGCGTGACCCGGGCAGTCGACGTGCGCGTAGTGACGCGACTCCGTCTGGTACTCGACGTGCGCGATGGAGATGGTGATACCGCGCTGGCGCTCCTCAGGAGCCTTGTCGATCTGGTCGAAGGCCGAGGCCTCGTTCAGGTCCGGGTACGCGTCGTGCAGCACCTTGGTAATGGCGGCCGTGAGGGTCGTCTTACCGTGGTCGATGTGACCGATGGTGCCGATGTTGACGTGCGGCTTAGTCCGCTCGAACTTTGCCTTCGCCACTGGGTCCTCCTGCGGAGTGGTTCTGTACGCCTTGCTTCATCGGCGCCAGGTGATCTTTGCTGGGATGCCGGGTCCCGGGGGCATTCGCCGCATTGCTTGCGCGCCGCGTCAAATGCCCCACCGGGCTCCGGTGACAAGCCTAAAGCGTGTACTCGGGAGAGTTACTCGCCCTTGGCCTTCGCGATGATCTCCTCGGCGACGTTCCGCGGAACCTCGGCGTAGGAGTCGAACTGCATCGAGTAGCTTGCGCGACCCGAGGTCTTGCTGCGGAGGTCTCCGACGTAGCCGAACATCTCCGAGAGGGGCACGAGGCCCTTCACGACGCGAGCGCCGCTGCGCTCCTCCATGGCCTGGATCTGGCCACGGCGGGAGTTGAGGTCGCCGATGACATCGCCCATGTAGTCCTCGGGCGTGGTGACCTCGACGGCCATCATCGGCTCGAGGAGCACGGGGGACGCCTTGCGGGCACCCTCCTTGAACGCCTGCGAACCGGCGATCTTGAAGGCGAGCTCCGAGGAGTCGACCTCGTGGTAACCACCGTCGAGAAGGGTGACGCGGACGCCGACCATCTCGTAGCCGGCCAGGATGCCGAACTGCATGGCTTCCTGGGCACCCGCGTCCACCGAGGGAATGTACTCACGGGGGATGCGGCCACCGGTGACCTTGTTGACGAACTCGTAGGAGGCGTCGCCACCCTCGATGGGCTCAAGGGCGATCTGCACCTTCGCGAACTGGCCGGTACCACCAGTCTGCTTCTTGTGCGTGTAGTCGATGCGCTCGACGGCCTTGCGGATCGTCTCGCGGTACGCGACCTGCGGCTTGCCGACGTTCGCCTCGACGCGGAACTCGCGCTTCATGCGGTCGACGAGCACCTCGAGGTGAAGCTCGCCCATACCACCGATGATGGTCTGGCCGGTCTCCTCGTCGGAGTGCACCTGGAAGGACGGGTCCTCCTCGGAGAGGCGCTGGATGGCGACACCCAGCTTCTCCTGGTCACCCTTGGACTTGGGCTCGATGGCGACCTGAATGACCGGCGCCGGGAAGTCCATGGACTCCAGGATGACCGGGTTCTTGTCGTCACACAGCGTCTCACCGGTGGTGGTCTGCTTCAGGCCCATGACGGCGATGATGTCGCCGGCGCCCACCGACGCGATCTCCTCACGCTTGTTCGCGTGCATGCGGTAGATCTTGCCGATGCGCTCCTTCTTGCCCTTGACCGAGTTCAGCACCGCGGTGCCGGCCTCGAGGCGACCGGAGTAGATCCGGACGAAGGTGAGCTTGCCGAGGTGCGGGTCGCTCGCGATCTTGAACGCCAGGCCGGAGAACGGCTCGTCGTCCGAGGGCTTGCGCTTGATGACGACCTCGGGGTCCTTGACGTCGTGGCCTTCGATGGCCTCGACGTCCAGGGGGGAAGGCAGGTAGCGCACGACCGCGTCGAGCAGGGGCTGGACGCCCTTGTTCTTGAACGCGGTGCCACAGAACACCGGGGTGACCGTGACGGAGTCGGCGCTGCCCTTCGACGCGAGGGTGATGCGACGGATCGCCTCGTGCAGCTGGTCCTCGGTGGGCTCGTTGCCCTCCAGGTACAGCTCCATCATGGCGTCGTCGTTCTCGGCCACGGCCTCAAGGAGCTTGCCGCGCCATTCCTCGGCGGCCTCCTTGTGCGTGTCCGGGATCTCGACGGTGTCGTACATCTCGCCCTTGACGGCCTCTTCGGGCCAGACGAAGGCCTTCATCGACACGAGGTCGACGACGCCCTTGAAGTCGGCCTCGGCGCCGATGGGGAGCTGCATGACGAGCGGGACCGCGCCAAGGCGGTCGACGATCATGTCGACACAGCGGTGGAACTCGGCACCGGTGCGGTCGAGCTTGTTGACGAAGCAGATACGCGGAACGCCGTAGCGGTCCGCCTGACGCCACACGGTCTCGGACTGCGGCTCGACGCCGGCCACACCGTCGAACACGGTGACGGCGCCGTCGAGGACGCGGAGCGAACGCTCCACCTCGACGGTGAAGTCGACGTGACCCGGGGTGTCGATGATGTTGATGGTGTGGTCAACATCATTGAGCGGCCAGTGACAGGTCGTCGCGGCGGACGTGATCGTGATGCCGCGCTCCTGCTCCTGCTCCATCCAGTCCATCGTGGCAGCGCCGTCGTGGACTTCACCGATCTTGTACGAAACACCGGTGTAGAACAGGATCCGCTCAGTGGTGGTCGTCTTGCCCGCGTCGATGTGGGCCATGATCCCAATGTTGCGGACCTTGGCCAGGTCAAGCGAAGTGGTGGCCATAAGGCTCAATCTTCTCTCGGTCTCGATGGGGTAAGCGACTACCAGCGGTAGTGCGCGAAGGCCTTGTTGGACTCGGCCATCTTGTGGGTGTCCTCGCGCTTCTTGACGGCAGCGCCAAGACCGTTGGAGGCGTCGAGCAGCTCGTTCATGAGCCGCTCGGTCATCGTCTTCTCGCGACGGGCGCGGGAGTAGCCGACGACCCAGCGCAGCGCGAGGGTGGCGGCGCGACCGGGCTTGACCTCGATCGGCACCTGGTAGGTGGCGCCACCGACACGGCGGGACTTGACCTCGAGCGAGGGCTTGACGTTCTCAAGCGCGCGCTTCAGCGTGATGACCGGGTCAGCGCCGGTCTTCTCGCGGAGGCCTTCCATGGCGCCGTACACGATCCGCTCGGCGGTGGAACGCTTGCCGTTGAGCAGGATCTTGTTGATCAGCGAGGTGACAAGAGGAGAACCATAGACCGGGTCAATGATGACCGGGCGCTTCGGGGCGGGGCCCTTACGAGGCATTCTTACTTCTCCTTCTTGGCGCCGTAGCGGCTGCGGGCCTGCTTGCGGTTCTTGACACCCTGGGTGTCAAGGGAGCCGCGGATGATCTTGTAACGAACACCCGGCAGGTCCTTCACACGGCCACCACGCACGAGCACGATGGAGTGCTCCTGCAGGTTGTGTCCCTCACCCGGGATGTAGGCCGTGACCTCGATGCCGGAGGTCAGACGCACACGTGCGACCTTCCGGAGCGCGGAGTTCGGCTTCTTCGGGGTGGTCGTGAACACACGCGTGCAGACGCCGCGGCGCTGGGGCGAACCCTCGAGCGCGGGCGTCTTGTTCTTCTCGACCTTGTCCTGCCGGCCCTTCCGGACCAGCTGCTGAATCGTAGGCACTACTTCTCCGGTTTCTGTGTGCCGTCGGTGAAACTAACCTGGAACATCGCCGACCCACGCGGTCGGGTGTGTCGAATGCTGCGGGCCACTGCCCTGGAGCAGTGGAAGCGCAGATCACGGTGGCCAAAGACGAACTCGCCGTGCGGTTGAGGACACGCACACGAGCCCAGGCACACCCCAGGCACAAGGTCTGAGCGTACCTACCTCACGGACTCCGGTCAAAACAAATGCTGTCCAGGCCAGGGACCCCGCCACAGGCACACCACCTGCGGCTTACCGTAACCGTTCGCGCACGGTGGGTGGCCGAAACCCCGCCACGCGCCTGCCGCACCCTCAGCGGCGTCAGTACATTGAACCGCGCGCCGAAGGACGGGGGACTCCATGACGGCTGGTGCGGCCCTGCCCGGCGACGACGGGCTCGACGACCGCGTTCCCTTTCTCGCACGACTCGAGCGCGAGGACCGGGAAGCATTGCTCGCGCTGGGCAGGGAACTCTCCTTCGCTCCTCGCGCGCCTCTCCTGCAACAGTATGAGCCGTCGTCCCACGTCCTGCTCATCCTGCGCGGTTGGACCAAGGTCATCGCCGCGTCGGAGAACGGCTACGAGGCCCTGCTCGCCCTGCGGGGTCCTGGCGACATAGTCGGTGAGTCGGCAGCGTTGACCGGTCGCCCGCGCTCGGCGACGGTGACCGCTCTGGCTCCGGTGCGGGCCGTCGCCATCACGCACGAGCGGTTCCG
It encodes the following:
- a CDS encoding GNAT family N-acetyltransferase — encoded protein: MSVRVHTTQSWSLRPATPGDLESIVEIRAVVMRPDLVRLGRFDEHRVRRRLRDSYLPEYTSVISVEGRFSGSVTLRPFEDGLCLESFFLAEELQGRGIGSAVLSTLLARADAEGAVVRLNVLQGSSARRLYERHGFTVEREDPVDVFMVRRPVPTA
- the rpsG gene encoding 30S ribosomal protein S7 codes for the protein MPRKGPAPKRPVIIDPVYGSPLVTSLINKILLNGKRSTAERIVYGAMEGLREKTGADPVITLKRALENVKPSLEVKSRRVGGATYQVPIEVKPGRAATLALRWVVGYSRARREKTMTERLMNELLDASNGLGAAVKKREDTHKMAESNKAFAHYRW
- the tuf gene encoding elongation factor Tu; protein product: MAKAKFERTKPHVNIGTIGHIDHGKTTLTAAITKVLHDAYPDLNEASAFDQIDKAPEERQRGITISIAHVEYQTESRHYAHVDCPGHADYIKNMITGAAQMDGAILVVAATDGPMPQTKEHVLLARQVGVPYIVVALNKADMVDDEEILELVELEVRELLSEYEFPGDDLPVVKVSALKALEGDKEWGQTVLDLMKAVDESIPQPERDVEKPFLMPIEDVFTITGRGTVVTGRIERGVLKVNETVDIVGIKTEKTTTTVTGIEMFRKLLDEGQAGENVGLLLRGIKREDVERGQVIIKPGSVTPHTEFQAQAYILSKDEGGRHTPFFNNYRPQFYFRTTDVTGVVTLPEGTEMVMPGDNTLMDVALIQPVAMEEGLKFAIREGGRTVGAGQVTKILK
- the fusA gene encoding elongation factor G; translated protein: MATTSLDLAKVRNIGIMAHIDAGKTTTTERILFYTGVSYKIGEVHDGAATMDWMEQEQERGITITSAATTCHWPLNDVDHTINIIDTPGHVDFTVEVERSLRVLDGAVTVFDGVAGVEPQSETVWRQADRYGVPRICFVNKLDRTGAEFHRCVDMIVDRLGAVPLVMQLPIGAEADFKGVVDLVSMKAFVWPEEAVKGEMYDTVEIPDTHKEAAEEWRGKLLEAVAENDDAMMELYLEGNEPTEDQLHEAIRRITLASKGSADSVTVTPVFCGTAFKNKGVQPLLDAVVRYLPSPLDVEAIEGHDVKDPEVVIKRKPSDDEPFSGLAFKIASDPHLGKLTFVRIYSGRLEAGTAVLNSVKGKKERIGKIYRMHANKREEIASVGAGDIIAVMGLKQTTTGETLCDDKNPVILESMDFPAPVIQVAIEPKSKGDQEKLGVAIQRLSEEDPSFQVHSDEETGQTIIGGMGELHLEVLVDRMKREFRVEANVGKPQVAYRETIRKAVERIDYTHKKQTGGTGQFAKVQIALEPIEGGDASYEFVNKVTGGRIPREYIPSVDAGAQEAMQFGILAGYEMVGVRVTLLDGGYHEVDSSELAFKIAGSQAFKEGARKASPVLLEPMMAVEVTTPEDYMGDVIGDLNSRRGQIQAMEERSGARVVKGLVPLSEMFGYVGDLRSKTSGRASYSMQFDSYAEVPRNVAEEIIAKAKGE
- the rpsL gene encoding 30S ribosomal protein S12 translates to MPTIQQLVRKGRQDKVEKNKTPALEGSPQRRGVCTRVFTTTPKKPNSALRKVARVRLTSGIEVTAYIPGEGHNLQEHSIVLVRGGRVKDLPGVRYKIIRGSLDTQGVKNRKQARSRYGAKKEK